Proteins from one Sarcophilus harrisii chromosome 2, mSarHar1.11, whole genome shotgun sequence genomic window:
- the LOC100929960 gene encoding olfactory receptor 10A4 — translation MVWGNWTIVNEFVLVSFSALPPELKILLFLLFLIIYFVTFMGNVLIILVTTADSALHSPMYFFLKNLSFLEISFNIVIVPKMLSTLVTKDTTISFLGCATQMYFFFFFGAAECCLLATMAYDRYVAICDPLRYPVLMDQKACIQLAAASWFSGFPVATVQTTWIFSFPFCGPNRVNHFFCDSPPVIALVCADTSLFELEALTATVLFILFPFLLILGSYVRILSTIFRMPSAEGKHKAFSTCSSHLVVVSLFYSTAILTYFRPRSNTSPENKKLLSLFYTVVTPMLNPIIYSLRNSEVKAALQRTLRKAIISQRL, via the coding sequence ATGGTTTGGGGGAATTGGACAATAGTCAATGAATTTGTTCTTGTGAGCTTCTCTGCCCTGCCCCCTGAGCTAAAGATTTTGCTGTTCCTGTTGTTTCTGATCATTTATTTTGTCACTTTTATGGGCAATGTCCTTATAATCCTGGTCACTACAGCTGATTCTGCCCTACATAGCCCCATGTACTTTTTCCTCAAGAACCTGTCCTTTTTAGAAATTAGTTTCAACATAGTCATTGTCCCCAAGATGCTAAGTACCTTGGTGACCAAAGACACAACTATCTCTTTTCTTGGCTGTGCAAcacaaatgtattttttcttcttctttggggCTGCTGAGTGCTGTCTCCTTGCCACCATGGCCTATGACCGCTATGTGGCTATTTGTGACCCTTTACGTTACCCAGTCCTCATGGACCAAAAAGCTTGTATTCAGCTGGCTGCTGCCTCTTGGTTCTCTGGATTTCCTGTAGCCACAGTACAAACAACATGGATTTTCAGCTTCCCATTTTGCGGTCCAAACAGAGTGAATCACTTTTTCTGTGACAGCCCTCCTGTAATTGCATTGGTCTGTGCTGACACCTCCCTATTTGAACTAGAGGCACTGACAGCCAcagttttatttattctctttcccttcctcctgatCTTGGGATCCTACGTTCGAATCCTCTCCACTATCTTCAGGATGCCCTCAGCAGAGGGAAAACATAAAGCTTTCTCTACTTGCTCTTCCCATCTAGTTGTTGTCTCCCTCTTTTATAGCACCGCTATCCTTACCTACTTCCGTCCCAGATCCAACACCTCACCTGAGAATAAGAAGCTGCTCTCACTATTCTACACAGTAGTGACTCCCATGTTAAATCCTATAATATACAGCCTGAGGAACAGTGAAGTGAAAGCTGCACTCCAACGAACCCTCCGAAAGGCCATCATCTCCCAGAGATTATGA